One stretch of Emys orbicularis isolate rEmyOrb1 chromosome 5, rEmyOrb1.hap1, whole genome shotgun sequence DNA includes these proteins:
- the AUP1 gene encoding lipid droplet-regulating VLDL assembly factor AUP1, with the protein MEPPASGPERLFDAHRFPSDGFLLLALLLYAPVGLCLLLLRLFIGIHVFLVSCALPDSLLRRFIVRVMCSVLGLFVRQSDPHLRDANVRVYIANHVTHFDHSVINLLTSCNTPALNGTPGFICWSRGFMELGAVGSRAELVDSLKVYSSHGGNPPLLLFPEEAATNGRVGLLRFSSWPFSILDMIQPVALQVQRPLIAVSVADDSWITELLWTFFVPFTVYQVRWMPPVFRQADEPNEEFALRVQELLAVELGVVSTRLTAADKAEHMKRLRHTPPHLFAPASSQSLVARPRASPSLAGVGPLAPEDVRITEMAQRVKEVLPHVSLGTIRRDLAQTNCVDTTIANLLEGQVPLLPEDKDPEPGLLAPSTSQTPAASTPQCPAASSSSKPSVKLFAKSPVERHLSLQERKHVLYAYARRRYTEKYGTPRGDGSH; encoded by the exons ATGGAGCCTCCGGCCTCGGGTCCTGAGCGGCTCTTCGACGCGCACCG GTTTCCCAGCGATGGcttcctgctgctggctctgcTGCTCTACGCCCCCGTGGGGCTCTGTCTGCTCCTCCTGCGACTCTTCATCGGCATCCACGTCTTCCTGGTCAGCTGCGCCCTGCCTGACAGCCTGCTCCGGAG GTTTATCGTGCGTGTGATGTGTTCGGTGCTGGGTCTGTTTGTGCGGCAAAGTGACCCCCATCTCCGGGATGCCAATGTCAGGGTTTATATTGCCAACCACGTGACGCACTTCGACCACAGTGTCATCAACCTACTGACCTCGTGCAATACG CCTGCGCTGAATGGCACGCCGGGTTTCATCTGCTGGTCACGGGGATTCATGGAGCTAGGGGCGGTGGGGAGCCGGGCAGAGCTGGTGGATTCCCTGAAGGTGTATTCGTCCCATGGGGGGAATCCACCTCTGCTGCTGTTCCCAGAGGAGGCAGCCACTAATGGTCGAGTTGGCCTTCTTCGCTTCAG CTCCTGGCCGTTCTCAATCCTGGATATGATTCAGCCTGTGGCTCTGCAAGTTCAGAGGCCCTTAATTGCTGTG AGCGTGGCCGACGACTCCTGGATCACAGAGCTGCTCTGGACCTTCTTTGTTCCCTTCACAGTTTATCAAGTAAG GTGGATGCCGCCTGTCTTCAGACAAGCTGATGAGCCGAATGAGGAGTTTGCGCTCCGAGTTCAGGAG CTCTTGGCCGTGGAGCTGGGCGTGGTTTCTACGCGACTCACCGCAGCGGATAAAGCTGAGCATATGAAGAGGCTGAGACACACCCCGCCTCACCTCTTTGCCCCAG CCTCAAGCCAGTCCTTGGTTGCCAGGCCCAGGGCATCTCCCAGCCTGGCTGGTGTCGGGCCTCTTGCTCCCGAGGATGTGCGGATCACGGAGATGGCCCAGCGGGTCAAGGAGGTGCTCCCACATGTGTCTCTGGGAACCATCAGGAGAGACCTGG CCCAGACCAACTGCGTGGACACTACCATCGCCAACCTCCTGGAGGGCCAGGTGCCCCTCCTCCCTGAGGACAAGGATCCGGAGCCTGGCCTGCTTGCTCCGTCAACGTCCCAGACTCCAGCGGCCTCCACCCCTCAGTGCCCTGCAGCTTCATCCTCCTccaag ccctctgtgaaGCTCTTTGCGAAGTCCCCTGTGGAGAGGCATTTGTCCCTGCAGGAGCGGAAACATGTGCTGTATGCCTACGCCAGGAG